The Ramlibacter sp. PS4R-6 nucleotide sequence GGCGCGCTCGCCGTTCCAGGCCAGCGTGGCCTTCTGCACGGCCTCGTCGCCGCGGTCGTGGAACGGGAAGATTTGGGGGTAGACGAAGCCGTACGCGAAGTCGCGGCAGACCTGCGTATTGATCCAATCCATCATCTCGTTGACCTTCGCGCGCCGTTTCAGGTCCTTCGGGTAGGCGGGCGAGTTCGACAGGTCGGCCAGGTACTTGAGGATCGCCGAGCTCTCCGTCAGGCGGAAGTCGCCGTCTTCGAGCAGGGGCACCAGCTTGTTCGGGTTCTTCCGCGCATAGGCCTCCTGCATGTGCTCGCCCGTGAAGAGGTCGACGAGCACGAATTCGGCGTCGACCTTCTGTTCGCGCGCGAACAGCATGATCGGCCGGCAGGTGGTGGAAGCGGGGTGGTAGTAGATCTTCAGCGCCATGGCGTCTCCTCCAGTGGGTTCGATCGACTTGGTCGGAGCGAGAGGATTCGAACCTCCGACCCTCTGGTCCCAAACCAGATGCGCTACCAGGCTGCGCTACGCTCCGACAGGTGGGGATTCTATGCCCGGCGGCGCACCGAGCGCTTCGCCGCCGCCGCGAGGAAGCGCAGCAGGCCCTTGAGTTCGTCGGACTGGGCCGCGGCCACCGCGTTCATGGCGCGCTCGCCCTTCGCGGTGAGGTGCACCTCCACCTGCCGCGCATCCTCCAGGCTGCGCTTGCGCTTGACGAGCCCCGCACCCTCGCAGCGGGAGACCAGGCCGACGACGCTGTGGTGCTCCAGCAGCATGCGTTCGGCGAGTTCGCCGACCAGGGCCCAGGAGCGGCCCGGCATGCCTTTCACGTGCAGCAGCACGAGGTATTGCGGGAAGGTGATGCCGTGGCTCTTCGCCGTGTCCTCGCCGCTGCGCTCGAATTGGCGCAGCTGCTGGCGGAAGGCCGAACGCGCCTCGATCTCTGGCTTGGAGAGAGTGCGCGCGGCCATCGGGCCATGATAGGCCTTGCTGGACAGTTCGTGGGGCCCGGGAGCCCCTAGCGCCGCTCGTACTGGGTCTTGCCGAACAGCACCTCGCGCGCCTTGTCGTCGGTGATGGGGCGGCGCCGGTCGGCCAGCACCTGCACGCCACGCTGCACCGCGGGACGCTGCTCGATGCGCTCGAACCAGGCCTTCAGGTGCGGGTAGGCGTCGAGCTCGATGCCCTGGTTCTTCCAGTTGCGCAGCCACGGCCAGGTGGCGATGTCGGCGATCGAATACTCGTCGCAGCCCAGCCATTCGCTTTTCGCCAGGCGCCTGTCGATCACGCCGTAGAGGCGCTTGGCCTCGTTCGTGTAGCGGTCGATGGCGTACGGCAGCTTCTCGGGCGCGTACTGGCGGAAGTGGTGGTTCTGTCCGAGCATGGGGCCCACGCCGCCCATCTGGAACATCAGCCATTCCAGCACCTCGTAGCGCTTGCGGTCGCCGCGTGGCAGGAACTTGCCCGTCTTGCCGGCCAGGTACACCAGGATCGCGCCCGACTCGAACAGCGAAAACTCGCCGCCATCGGGCCCGTCGCTGTCGACGATGGCGGGGATCTTGTTGTTCGGGCTGATGGCGAGGAAGTCGGGCTCGAACTGGTCGCCCGCGCCGATGTTCACGGCATGCACCGTGTACGCGAGGCCACATTCCTCCAGCATGATGTGCACCTTGTGGCCGTTGGGGGTGGGCCAGGTGTAGACGTCGATCATTGGCTTGCTACCGTTCGGGGGGTTTGATCCGATAATGGGACCACTTTAGGGGAAGCGGGAAGCCGATGTTCGAGCGCATCAAGAAGGCCTTCAGCAAGGAGGCGAAATCCGCCGAGGAGACGCCGTCCCAGTTCGCGGCGGGCCCCATGTCCGAATGGGCCGCCACCCAGGGCTTCGGCTTCTCCGTCCTCGACGGCGGCCAGAACGTCGCGCTCGAAGGCAAGATCGGCGGCCGTCCCTGGCGGCTGCAGCTGGGCAAGCCCACCCGCAACTACATCTTCGGCGAGGAAGTGCGCGGCCGCGCGGAGCTGGGCATCCCCGAGGACGTCGCGGTGCTGGTCATGAACCGACCGCTGAAGGAGGCGCTCGAGAAGCGCGCCTACGAGATGTACACGAACACGCTGCAGACCTCGGTGGACTCGAGCCTGCCCGAGGAGATGCGCTGGCTCGCGATGTTCGAGGAGGTGGCGTGGGAGAAGCTGCCCGAGCACTTCTGGACGCGCTTCTCGGTGCTCACGGACAACCGCGCCTGCGCGCTCGCCTGGATCGACCCCGTGCTGGCCGAGCTGCTTACCGAGTGGCCCCGGCCCGCACCGTCGGCCGAAGTGCCTTTCGTGCTGCTGCTCCTGAACGGCAAGGCCTACCTGCGCATGGAATACACGCCGGCCGAGCTCGGCACGCTGCAGCACGCCGCACGCATCTTCACCAGTGCGTGCGAGGCGGCCGTCGGCGTGTTCCGGAAGAAGTAGCGCTCAGCTCCCGCGGGTGACCGCGGCCTCGGCATCCTTGCCGTAGGCGCCGTACTTGCCCAGCTCCCACTTGGCGATCGCGTTGCGGTGCACCTCGTCCGGGCCGTCGGCGAAGCGCAGGGTGCGCGCACCGGCGAAGAAATGCGCCAGCGGGAAGTCGTCGCACATGCCGCCCGCGCCGTGCACCTGCATGGCCCAGTCGATCACCTGCAGCGCCATCGTCGGCGCCACCACTTTGATCATCGCGATCTCGGTGCGCGCCACCTTGTTGCCGGCCACGTCCATCATCCAAGCCGCCTTCAGCGTGAGCAGGCGCGCCATGTCGATCTTGCAGCGCGCCTCGGCGATGCGCTCCTGCGTCACCGTCTGCTGCGCCACGGTCTTGCCGAAGGCCACGCGCGACAGGGCGCGCTTGCACATCAGCTCCAGCGCGCGCTCGGCCATGCCGATCAGGCGCATGCAGTGGTGGATGCGGCCGGGGCCCAGGCGCCCTTGCGCGATCTCGAAGCCGCGGCCTTCGCCCAGCAGGATGTTGTTGGCGGGCACCTTCACGTTCTCGAAGTACATCTCGACGTGGCCGTGCGGCGCGTCGTCGTAGCCGATCACGTTCAGCGGCCGCACGATGCGGATGCCGGGCGTGTCGGCCGGGATCACGATCATGCTTTGCTGGGAATGCCGGGGCGCCTCGGGGTCGGTCTTGC carries:
- a CDS encoding acyl-CoA dehydrogenase family protein → MDFDYSPKVKDLQQRVQRFMDDHVYPNEKAFTDELEANTKAGKRWSALQTIEKLKPKAREAGLWNLFLPVDSAHASGYKGAGLTNLEYAPLAEIMGRVGWASEVFNCSAPDTGNMETLARYGSEEIKAKWLKPLLNGEIRSAFAMTEPEVASSDATNICTRIEKQGDHYVVNGHKWWISGAADPRCAVFITMGKTDPEAPRHSQQSMIVIPADTPGIRIVRPLNVIGYDDAPHGHVEMYFENVKVPANNILLGEGRGFEIAQGRLGPGRIHHCMRLIGMAERALELMCKRALSRVAFGKTVAQQTVTQERIAEARCKIDMARLLTLKAAWMMDVAGNKVARTEIAMIKVVAPTMALQVIDWAMQVHGAGGMCDDFPLAHFFAGARTLRFADGPDEVHRNAIAKWELGKYGAYGKDAEAAVTRGS
- a CDS encoding MarR family winged helix-turn-helix transcriptional regulator codes for the protein MAARTLSKPEIEARSAFRQQLRQFERSGEDTAKSHGITFPQYLVLLHVKGMPGRSWALVGELAERMLLEHHSVVGLVSRCEGAGLVKRKRSLEDARQVEVHLTAKGERAMNAVAAAQSDELKGLLRFLAAAAKRSVRRRA
- a CDS encoding glutathione S-transferase C-terminal domain-containing protein, with product MIDVYTWPTPNGHKVHIMLEECGLAYTVHAVNIGAGDQFEPDFLAISPNNKIPAIVDSDGPDGGEFSLFESGAILVYLAGKTGKFLPRGDRKRYEVLEWLMFQMGGVGPMLGQNHHFRQYAPEKLPYAIDRYTNEAKRLYGVIDRRLAKSEWLGCDEYSIADIATWPWLRNWKNQGIELDAYPHLKAWFERIEQRPAVQRGVQVLADRRRPITDDKAREVLFGKTQYERR
- a CDS encoding glutathione S-transferase family protein: MALKIYYHPASTTCRPIMLFAREQKVDAEFVLVDLFTGEHMQEAYARKNPNKLVPLLEDGDFRLTESSAILKYLADLSNSPAYPKDLKRRAKVNEMMDWINTQVCRDFAYGFVYPQIFPFHDRGDEAVQKATLAWNGERARKWLQVLDRDLLGSRKFLCGDELTIADYFGACFVALGEITRSDFSAFPNVSAWLGRMKQLPSWKPVFEAIDGYAASMKDKQFASL